The nucleotide sequence CTTCACGGTCGCCGAGGCGAACGTCCTGTTGCCCTTTCTCGAGGATCGGATCCTGATGCTGCAACGGCTGCTCCGGGAAGGTCGACAGCACGCCGAGGCCAGCGAGCGTATCCGGGCGGTGGGCCGGCGGCCGGATGGCCGTCTGATCATGCGGCTTGACTACCGCCTGGAACGCCAGGCGATGCGCCACCTCCTGCGGGAGGGGCGAGCCCTGATCGCGGAGTTGGAGGAGCTGGGTTGCCAGCTCCGCGACGTGGAGATGGGCGTGGTCGATTTCCCGGCCCTGGTGGAGGGCCGGGACGTGATGCTCTGCTGGCAGGCTGGCGAGAGTTTCGTCGGTCATTATCACGGGGTGCATGACGGATTCGGCGACCGGCGGCCGCTGTCGCCCGAGTCCGAGCGCCTGCCCGCCGTTCGCCGCCGTCCCCGCTGACCGCCGGACCGGACGGCGCCGGCGCGCAGGCCGATGGTTCCCCGCCCCGCATACCGGTTGGGAGGGTTGCACCCGTGGCGGTCCTCCTGAAGGAT is from Bacillota bacterium and encodes:
- a CDS encoding DUF2203 domain-containing protein, whose protein sequence is MGYRYFTVAEANVLLPFLEDRILMLQRLLREGRQHAEASERIRAVGRRPDGRLIMRLDYRLERQAMRHLLREGRALIAELEELGCQLRDVEMGVVDFPALVEGRDVMLCWQAGESFVGHYHGVHDGFGDRRPLSPESERLPAVRRRPR